The genome window TACAAACAATGATCAGATAACCGGAACGGTTAAAGAATTCCAGCCGGATGTTATTGTCCACGCTGCTGCTTTTGCCTCTCCCATCCTCCCGCCGGAGATAAGCAGGGCCTATGTTAATCAGGTGAATGTAACAGCCACTGCGCTGCTCGCCCGATTGGCACAGCAGGTCAGCGCAAGAATGATATATACCTCAACCGACCTGGTCTATGCCGGGTACCGCGGCTCCATGCTTACTGAATCCGCAAAACTGGTTCCCCTTTCACTCTATGCTGAGACAAAGTTAATCGGCGAGGGTAAAGTGGCCCGCGAGTGCGAAAATCATGTTATACTCCGCACATCTCTCATGTATGGCATCGGGCTTAATCATGCTGTCTCGCACTTCACCGGAATGGTGAAGTCACTGAAAGAAGGAAAACCGGTAAAACTGTTTACCGACCAGATACGCACCCCTCTTTCGTATGCAGATGCAGCGAGGATGATTGGCGAAGTAATTTCTCAACTTGAAATAAAAGGTATATATAACTTCGGCGGAAAAGACCGGCTCAACCGTTTTGAGATGGGAGAAATCCTCTGTAAGCTCGGTGGATTTGATACCTCTCTCCTCATCCCCTCCTCCTGCCGGGATATACCAAACTATCCGGCTGTTGAAGATGTTTCACTAAATACTGAAAAACTTGGAGCACACGGCATTAACGCGAACAGCTACGAACATCAGATAAAAACTTTGCTGAGCAGACTCTCTTATTAACTCATGAGTAAAGCCAAAAAGCAAAATCAGATTCTCGGAGCGCACACATCCACACAGGGGGGTGTGAGTGCGGCAGTAACACTCGCCAAGAAACTTGGTTTCACCGGAATGCAAATCTTCACCAAGAATAATAACCGGTGGGAAGCCAAACCTCTGGCAGAAGAAGAGATTACAAAATATAAATCGCTGATGAAAGAATCAGAAATCAAGTATGTTGTCTCCCATGACTCTTACCTGATTAACCTTTGTGCTAAGGATGAAACGCTTCTGGAGAAATCACGTACTGCATTTATCGACGAGCTCCAACGCTGCGAACAGCTTGGCATTACCCATCTGAATTTTCATCCGGGAGCACATGGCGGCATGGGAGAAAAGGAAGGAATCAGACTGATTGCTGACTCACTCAATTACTGCCATTCTCAAACACCCCGCTTTGAGGTAAAAAGTATGCTTGAACTTACTGCCGGTCAGGGCACCGCACTCGGCTCAACGTTTGAGCAGATAGCAGAGATCATCTCACTGGTTAAAGCAAAAAAACGAATGTGCGTCTGCATTGATACCGCACATATCTTCGCTGCGGGATATGACATCAGAGATAAAAAGAATTATCGCAGCGTGATGAAGCATTTTAATGAAATCATCGGGGCTGAGCTTTTACAATGCTATCATCTGAACGATTCCAAAAAAGAACTCGGCTCACGGGTTGACCGTCACGAGCATATTGGTAAAGGTCATATCGGGCTTGAGGGTTTCAGAAATATCATGAATGACGAGCAGTTTCTCCATGTCCCTAAAATCCTTGAAACCCCAAAGGGCAAAAAGCAGCTTGAGGATCTGGAAAATCTGAGCGTCTTGCGAAGTCTCATTAAATAAAAAGCCAGGTCATTCTCTCCCCCCTCTGTTATTCCGTAATTTTTCTCTAATTTCCGCTTTCTTTCGTAAAAATTTCTATTCATACATCATTAAGGATCTGCCACTTGAGCCCAAGATCAGGTATTCTTTTGTTTTTTATTTGTCTGAGTATCAGCGTTTCCGCTATCATTCCTCCGGCACCGGGAGTTAAAACGGATGAGAATTTCCGTAAAGCAAAACTGGAAATTGAAAAATCCTATAAAGGAGGTTACTTTGCTTCCTACTTTCAGAAAAAAGCTGAAATAAGGGAGAAAGTCTCGCGGGGAATTCTTCCCGCCTCTGCTCTTACCATTGATACCGTATTCGCCCTCACATTGCTCGGCAAATATTCTGATTATAACCCGATCTACTCTGCTCAGTCAATGCAGAATCAGATTTTTGACGGACCAACCGCAACCGGCAGCGGCACTGTTACCGATTATTATCGTGAAGTTTCTTATAACCAGATGCATTTCACCGGCTCATGCAAAGGGTGGTACAGCGTTCCGGGAACCATGGCTTCTTATGTAGGAAATAATTCCGGACTCGGTGTTCAGGGCGGCCCCCGGTTTGTGAAGGAACTTATTCAGGCATCAGATGGCGATATTAATTACGCAGACTATATACAATATTATGACACACAGGGAAATCCAAGAATCGGATTCATTGCTGTTGTGCATACAGGGGCTGATGCTGCTGCAGGGGCAAATAACATCTGGTCACACCGCTGGACCTTCACCGTTGCAAATAACGGTCAGCCGTATACAACCAATGATATTGATCCCGTTTCAGGCCGTGCGGTTATCATTGATGGTGACTATGCCATTCAACCGGAGTTAAAAGGAAATAATAATTCAAACGGAGCCATCATAGATATCGGCGTTTTTGCTCATGAGTTCGGACATATTTTCGGACTGCCTGATTTGTATGATACCGACAACTCCTCTGCCGGACTTGGCAACTGGTGCCTCATGGCAGGAGGCTCATACGGCGGAGACGGTTCATCAGCTCATCTTCCGGTGCACATGAGTGCTTGGTGTAAAAAAGAGATGGGATGGGTCAATATTCAAAACGTGACTGGTAAACTGACTGACTTCGAAATGGCAAGTACTACAGAGAATCCTGTAGTGCTCAGGATGTGGCGCTCTGGTCAGGCAACCGGTGCTGAATATTTTCTTGTTGAAAACCGGCAGAAAACCGGATTTGACAGCCGCCTGTATAATCCCGGATTGCTTATATATCATATAGATGAAACCCAGGGGGGTAATTCAAATGAAAACCGCCGTCTGGTTGACCTTGAGCAGGCGGACGGACTGCGCGGCCTTAATACTTCGAGCGCACGTGGCGACGGCGGAGATCCGTTTCCCGGCTCAACGAACAACACAAGATTTGACCGCCTCTCAAATCCAAACTCCAATGCTTATACATCGGGTGCCACCCATGTATCGGTGAGAAATATCAGGCAATCAGGCAGCAAAATGATTGCCGATTATGATGTAGGAACTGTTCCCTATTTAAACTTCACAGGCCTTTCGCTTTCAGAAGTTACGCCGGAAGACGGCAGAGTCTCACAGGGTGAAACAGGAAATATCTCCGTATCAATTTCAAATATTGAACCGGTAGCAGGACAAAATATTCAGGTGCAGATTTCAGTTGATGACCCCGGTATTGAGGTGCTGAATGCATCAGAAACCGGCACGGTGAATGCACTTTCCGGTCAGACAATTACCATTCCTTCCGCAATCAGAGTAAAACCGGAATTTGAAAGCAAGATGATCACGGTTAAATATACCATTACTTCATCCGGCAATATAATTAAGGACAGCATACGAGTTCCCGCGGGCAAACCGTCTGTGCTGTTTGTTTCACGTTCTGAGTCCCCTGCCCATTCAGCGTATTATGATACAGCGTTTGCATACTCTGCGGTGAATGCAGAATTGGATTTTACAGCATCGCCAAAGTTTTATTCTGAAAGAAATATTATTATCTATTCGACCGGCAACAAGAAGGACTCATTATTTACAGCGGAAGAAATAGATTCACTTTCCGCTTTCCTAAACAACGGAGGCCGGCTGCTGCTCACCGGGCAGAATATTGCTGAATACCTTAAATCAGCTTTTCCCGGATTCCTCCATGATGTAATCGGCGCACGCTGGGTAAAAAATAATAACCAGCTCGCAAAAAATGTCTACGGAATATCCTCTGACCTGCTCGGAGCCAATATTTCGTATATACGCTTCAATGGCACCGACGGCGCAGGTAATGAGCGGTCAACTGACGTCCTGGCCGACACCAATGGTTTCAACATTGCTTTCTCATACAAAAACACCAGTGTTGAAGGAGCCGGCGGATGGAAGCGAAACCCTGATACCGGATCAAAAATCATTCTGCTGGGCTTCGGTTTCGAAAGCATTCATAATTACGAATCTTCCATGACAAGGAATCAGATTATGCGCACCCTGCTCACCTGGCTGGATGTTCCGACTTCAATAGAGCAGGATCTGGCATCATCACTCATTGCTGATTATGAGTTATCACAAAATTATCCGAATCCCTTTAATCCTTCAACAACGATAAGATATACTGTCCCTGATGCAGTGAAAGCATCATTTCTGCTTTATAATGCAAACGGCGAGCAGATTGCCGAACTCTTTAATGGTGAAATACAGGCCGGGGCAGGAAGCATGGAACTGAATGCCGGCAAATATAATCTTGCCAGCGGTATATATTTTGTCAGGATGATTTCGGGCAGTTTTTCTAAAACCATTAAAATTACCCTGCTAAAATAATTGATAATGGATAGCGGAGAATGGAAAATGAAAATTTTCCATTCTCCAATTTTTTATGCTTCAGACAGATTAAGCAGAGTTCATTTTGGCGGTTTGTAGATTCAAGCTGCTAATCGGTCATACGCTACGCGCATTTCATTCAACCCGCAGAGCGGGTGACCCATTAATAGCACACAACATAACAAAAACACCAATGCAACCCGCGTAGCGGGTGACCCATTATTTATTCGACATTATTCGCGGGGTCATACGCTACGCGCATTCAAAGGAGAATTGGGGCTGTACCATTTTCTATTAATCGGTCATACGCTACGCGCATTCCATTCAACCCGCGTAGCGGGTGACCCATTAATAGCATACAACACCACATAACCGCCAATGCAATCCGCATCGCGGGTGACCTCTGGAGTAACCTATATTCAACCTTCACCAATTAATATATAAAAAAAAATAAGACCACTGCCGATACCCCAACACCCTTTAAAACACAAAACCCCGGATTTACCGGGGTTCTGTGAATTCTTTTAGAATCTTAAACTATGACTGAAGCAATTCATACTTCATAATTCATAATTCTTATTTCATGAGTGACATTTTAATGCTCTGGCGGAATGCATTATCAGCTGTTTTCATGACAGCATAATAGATACCGCTGGTAAGACCGGTTGCATCAAAATTAACGGTATGTCTGCCTGCGGCAGTGAATCCGTTGTAAAGTTCAGTAACCTGCTGTCCGAGTGCATTATATACTGCGATTGTTACAACATTATCAGCCGGCAGATCAAAGGTGATCGCGGTTGAAGGGTTGAACGGATTGGGATAGTTTTGATGAATTGCATAGGCATCAGCAGCAAACACTGTGCTTACTTCAATTTCATCGCTGTATTCATACTGTCCGCCGAAGTCAATCTGTTTCAGACGGTAGTAAATTTTTTCAGCGTTAAGGCCGCTGATATCGTCAGCAAAAACGTATTCAGCGCGTTCGGTTGTGGTTCCCATTCCTGATTTGAATCCAACAACGGCAAATTCACCTTCTTCACCAACTTTACGCTGAACTTCAAATCCCTGATTGTTGGTTTCTGATGCGGTAACCCAGTTAAGATTAACCGTTTTGCCTGAAACAGCAGCAGTAAATGAAGTGAGTTCAACCGGCACAACCATGAAATAACGTAAAAGCTGTCCGCCATTACCGCCAACCAGAACTTTATAGCTATTGGCATTAACAACGAAAACTTTTGGCATAACTGAGGATGAGAATCCTAAAGGAAGTGTTTCTGCAGCCCAGGTAACTCCGCCGTCCTGAGTTCTCCAGAGACCGGTTGAAGTAGCAGCCCAGCCGATGTTTGTGCCGGGGAGGAATTCAAGTCCTCTCGTAAGACCAATTGAAGGGGTGGTAGCACCAAAAGAGATACCGCCATCAGTGCTTCTGCCAAGTGAATTGGTTGCCTGCCAGTAACCGACCAGACCAATTCCGGTAGCACTGTTAAAAGCCAGCGAACCGGTGAATTGATTGTTGGCTGTAGCAAAGGTCCATGGACCATCAACACCATTTGCTGAACGGTAAACACGGTTTGCAAGCGTAGCGCCAGATGCGCCGCCTGTACCAAACCATAAGGTGTTGCCAATGCTGTAATAGCTGGAATTAGCGCC of Ignavibacteriales bacterium contains these proteins:
- a CDS encoding T9SS type A sorting domain-containing protein; this encodes MKNLFLFLFLLSFSLQAQWIAVTSGLTGDIWGVDWVDENTAWIVDANGAVARSTDGGMTFTAAGSVGAAAYSIAGLSATTAVVVTGPASGNGAIFRTTNGGTNWTQVYTATGAWFNSVDNLSSTLLWAQSDPTDGSFHIVKSTDAGATWALASNRPAAPATNVFGANSSYYSIGNTLWFGTGGASGATLANRVYRSANGVDGPWTFATANNQFTGSLAFNSATGIGLVGYWQATNSLGRSTDGGISFGATTPSIGLTRGLEFLPGTNIGWAATSTGLWRTQDGGVTWAAETLPLGFSSSVMPKVFVVNANSYKVLVGGNGGQLLRYFMVVPVELTSFTAAVSGKTVNLNWVTASETNNQGFEVQRKVGEEGEFAVVGFKSGMGTTTERAEYVFADDISGLNAEKIYYRLKQIDFGGQYEYSDEIEVSTVFAADAYAIHQNYPNPFNPSTAITFDLPADNVVTIAVYNALGQQVTELYNGFTAAGRHTVNFDATGLTSGIYYAVMKTADNAFRQSIKMSLMK
- a CDS encoding deoxyribonuclease IV; this translates as MSKAKKQNQILGAHTSTQGGVSAAVTLAKKLGFTGMQIFTKNNNRWEAKPLAEEEITKYKSLMKESEIKYVVSHDSYLINLCAKDETLLEKSRTAFIDELQRCEQLGITHLNFHPGAHGGMGEKEGIRLIADSLNYCHSQTPRFEVKSMLELTAGQGTALGSTFEQIAEIISLVKAKKRMCVCIDTAHIFAAGYDIRDKKNYRSVMKHFNEIIGAELLQCYHLNDSKKELGSRVDRHEHIGKGHIGLEGFRNIMNDEQFLHVPKILETPKGKKQLEDLENLSVLRSLIK
- a CDS encoding SDR family oxidoreductase, yielding MKVLITGGSGLLGQYLNKTLSQKFEILTCWNKHQGNCTNYPNLRLDLTNNDQITGTVKEFQPDVIVHAAAFASPILPPEISRAYVNQVNVTATALLARLAQQVSARMIYTSTDLVYAGYRGSMLTESAKLVPLSLYAETKLIGEGKVARECENHVILRTSLMYGIGLNHAVSHFTGMVKSLKEGKPVKLFTDQIRTPLSYADAARMIGEVISQLEIKGIYNFGGKDRLNRFEMGEILCKLGGFDTSLLIPSSCRDIPNYPAVEDVSLNTEKLGAHGINANSYEHQIKTLLSRLSY
- a CDS encoding M6 family metalloprotease domain-containing protein — its product is MSPRSGILLFFICLSISVSAIIPPAPGVKTDENFRKAKLEIEKSYKGGYFASYFQKKAEIREKVSRGILPASALTIDTVFALTLLGKYSDYNPIYSAQSMQNQIFDGPTATGSGTVTDYYREVSYNQMHFTGSCKGWYSVPGTMASYVGNNSGLGVQGGPRFVKELIQASDGDINYADYIQYYDTQGNPRIGFIAVVHTGADAAAGANNIWSHRWTFTVANNGQPYTTNDIDPVSGRAVIIDGDYAIQPELKGNNNSNGAIIDIGVFAHEFGHIFGLPDLYDTDNSSAGLGNWCLMAGGSYGGDGSSAHLPVHMSAWCKKEMGWVNIQNVTGKLTDFEMASTTENPVVLRMWRSGQATGAEYFLVENRQKTGFDSRLYNPGLLIYHIDETQGGNSNENRRLVDLEQADGLRGLNTSSARGDGGDPFPGSTNNTRFDRLSNPNSNAYTSGATHVSVRNIRQSGSKMIADYDVGTVPYLNFTGLSLSEVTPEDGRVSQGETGNISVSISNIEPVAGQNIQVQISVDDPGIEVLNASETGTVNALSGQTITIPSAIRVKPEFESKMITVKYTITSSGNIIKDSIRVPAGKPSVLFVSRSESPAHSAYYDTAFAYSAVNAELDFTASPKFYSERNIIIYSTGNKKDSLFTAEEIDSLSAFLNNGGRLLLTGQNIAEYLKSAFPGFLHDVIGARWVKNNNQLAKNVYGISSDLLGANISYIRFNGTDGAGNERSTDVLADTNGFNIAFSYKNTSVEGAGGWKRNPDTGSKIILLGFGFESIHNYESSMTRNQIMRTLLTWLDVPTSIEQDLASSLIADYELSQNYPNPFNPSTTIRYTVPDAVKASFLLYNANGEQIAELFNGEIQAGAGSMELNAGKYNLASGIYFVRMISGSFSKTIKITLLK